The DNA region ACTATCACCCCGACGTCGTCGAGTCCCTCGCCCGGGTTCTCGCGCGAGGCGGCGTCACCCCAGCTCCTCCGGGGTAACCCATGGGTAATGAGCGCGCGTCCGACCGGGCATGGTTGGATGCGAACAAGAGGGTGTAGCGACCGGCAGGCGGGAATCGTGAGGATCTTCGGGAAGGTACGGCATCGGCCCTCCGCCTCGTGGCGGCAGGCCACCGACCGCGCGTTCACGCTGATCGGCGACGGACGGTACGAGGACGCGGGCGCGCTCCTCACCCGCGCGGCGGACCTGGAGCCCTGGCTCTCCGAGTCCTGGTTCAACCTGGCCCTGCTGCACAAGTTCCGGCACGACTGGGAGCAGGCCCGGGCCGCCGGCCTGCGCGCCGTCGCCCTCCTCGACAAGGAGACCGGCGCCCCCGACTGGTGGAACGTGGGCATCGCCGCCACCGCCCTGCAGGACTGGCCGCTGGCCCGCCGCGCCTGGCAGGCCTACGGACTGCGGGTCCCCGGAGCCGCCTCCGGCACCGGCGAGCCGGCCGGCATGGAGCTGGGCAGCGCGGCCGTGCGGCTCTCCCCGGAGGGTGAGGCCGAGGTCGTGTGGGGCCGCCGGCTCGACCCGGCCCGGATCGAGGTGCTGTCCATCCCGCTGCCGTCCTCCGGCCGCCGCTGGGGCGAGGTCGTGCTGCACGACGGCGTGCCCAACGGCGAGCGCACCACCAGCGCCGGCCCCTCCTACCCCGTCTTCGACGAGATCGAGCTGTGGGCGCCCTCCCCTGTCCCCACCTGGGTCGTTCTCCTGGAGGCCGCCACCGAGGCCGACCGGGACGCCCTGGAGCAGCTGGCCGCCGACGCGGGCTTCGCCGCCGAGGACTGGTCGTCCTCCGTCCGGCTGCTCTGCCGCGCCTGCTCCGAGTCGACGATGCCGAGCGCCGAGGGCGAGGGCGAGCACCTGGACCCGCACGACCACAGCGAGCCCGGCCACCCCGGTCCGCTGGGCCACCGCTCGCCCGGCGAGCTGTGGGTGCCGGAGCGCGAGTGCGGCATCGCGGCCCCGGCGGGCCTGGTCCGAGGGCTGCTCGACGGCTGGGTGGCGGACAGCCCGGACAGCCGGGAATGGCGTGATCTGGAAGAAGTCTGCTGACCGCTGCCCGTAGGCTGTACCCCATATCTACGACGGATCCCTCGGATCTCAGGAAGAAGGCGTACGGCGGACATGTCGCAGCAGGGCACTGAGCAGGAGCAGACGGGCGTGTACGCCGTGGACGAGGACGGCTTCATCGTCGACACCGAGGACACCGAGGCCCGCGAGACCGCCCACCGCGAGCGCGGCACCTCGCGCCCCATCACGGTCGTGGGCAACCCCGTGCTCCACCGGGAGTGCAAGGACGTCACCGAGTTCGGCGACGAGCTGGCGCAGCTCATCGACGACATGTTCACCAGCCAGCGCACCGCCGAGGGCGTCGGCCTCGCCGCCAACCAGATCGGCGTCGACCTCAAGGTCTTCGTCTACGACTGCATGGACGACGAGGGCAAGCGGCACGTCGGCCACGTGATCAACCCGGTCCTCGTCGACCTGCCGGCCGAGCAGCGCCACCTCGACGACTCCAACGAGGGCTGCCTGTCCGTCCCCACCGCCTACGCCGAGCTGGCCCGCCCGGACTACGCCGAGGTCAACGGCCAGGACATGCACGGCAACCCGATCAAGGTCCGCGGCACCGGCTACTTCGCCCGCTGCCTCCAGCACGAGACGGACCACCTCTACGGCTTCCTCTACATCGACAAGCTGTCGAAGCGGGACCGCAAGGACGCCCTCCGCCAGATGGAAGAGGGCACCCCGCGCTACGAGACCGTCCCGAACGCCTGATCTCCGCGTCCGTACGCGAAAGGGCCCCGCACTCCTCGCAGTGCGGGGCCCTTCGTCGTACGGGCTAGAAGTCCTCGTCCAGGTCCACCGAGCCCTCGACCGCCACCTGGTAGGCGGACGGGCGGCGCTCGAAGAAGTTGGTGAGCTCCTGGACGCCCTGGAGCTCCATGAAGGAGAAGGGGT from Streptomyces fradiae includes:
- the def gene encoding peptide deformylase, yielding MSQQGTEQEQTGVYAVDEDGFIVDTEDTEARETAHRERGTSRPITVVGNPVLHRECKDVTEFGDELAQLIDDMFTSQRTAEGVGLAANQIGVDLKVFVYDCMDDEGKRHVGHVINPVLVDLPAEQRHLDDSNEGCLSVPTAYAELARPDYAEVNGQDMHGNPIKVRGTGYFARCLQHETDHLYGFLYIDKLSKRDRKDALRQMEEGTPRYETVPNA